In Methanofastidiosum sp., the DNA window ATCCACTGTTTCGTCTAACTTGAGATAATATCTTGAAAGAGTGCCTATCTTTTCTCTGTAAGGATCCACGGGAACCCATTTTCCGTTTATGTACAGTTCATTCCAAGCGTAAGGTTTCCAGATTCCACCTTCTTCAATGTCATAATAAAGTCCATACACGACTTTTGTTGGGACCATTAGAGACCTCATAAGAGCTGCATATAGTGTTACATATGGGCCATAACCTAAAGCTTTCTTTGAAGCGATTGTGTCAGTAGCATGTTGTAACCACCAGTTTTCATAACCTCCTTTTAGATAGGGGCTTTCGTCTACCGTGACTATAGTTTTTTGATCTCTCATAATCAAAAAGGCAGTTCCATAAAGATTGTAATCCGCGTCTTCTTTTGCATATCTTTTTGCAACTTGATCCCTCATGTAAGCATCCCATCCAACTGTCCCCATTCCTTTTTCACCATAAAGAATATCTTCTGGTAAAACATATAATGCAACATCTTCTGGGAAGCTATTGATGGCCTTTAAAGCATCTTCTTCTGTTTCAACAACAGGTATCTTTGTAGTATCATCAAATGTGTAGTTCTCATTATATAAAGTAACTATGGCTTCGAGTCTCATACCGCTGTTTCTAACTATTACAACTTTTTGTCTTGATGAATTTAGATCTGCGAGATCATAAGGCTGTGAAATATTAATCTTGGCTTTTAGATAAGAAACTGTATTGCCTGTTTGTGTCGTCGTCGTATTGACATCTGTGCCATTTTCTTGTTTTTGTGAAATGCAACCTGAAAAGGTAGCAATTGTTAATAAACATATTAGGGTGAATACAATACCCGCTTTTTTCATAGAGTCACCAATCTTGAAGATTTCAGGGCCTAATAAATAGCTTTCGGTGAAAATCTATTCGACAATTGGCGTAGTAAACTGTTTTTCTACACTTTCCCTATGAATTGAATTATAGCTGCAAAATGGAATAAATGATCCATCAGGAAGTGCGTAATGTATCGCACATCTTTTTACCCTACCTAGATCAAAGTTAAAAGGGTCCATAAAGTGCATAGTTCCAATAAATAATGATTTGTGATGAAGTTTTGCTAGGAATTCCTTCCCCCCACCATTTAATATCCCTTTAGTTATCTCTAAAAGATTAAGGTCTTTTGGCATTTTTTCTTTGTCTATAAATGAATTCATGTTCTTTATTATTCTAGATATTTCAATACCTTTTCTTATTCTTCCGCCGCATCTTATACTTTCATCTCTATCTTTAAGATATTCAAAAAATCCTTCTACATCTACAAATCTTGTTATAGGTATAAGCTTTCCATTCTCAACAAATACGTAAGTTGCAACACCACATTGAGGGTGTGTTGTAAAATGAGGCATAGGTTTTCCCCTCAAAGCTTCAACAAACGTTGATACTGGAACAACAAACGGTATTGGGTAAAAATCTTCCTTTCCAAGTTCACCATTCGTCTGATTTTCAATCAATTTAACTAAATCTGTGATTGTAATCCTGTAATTCTTTACCTCTTCTTGGCTTGCACGGCCTGAAAAAGAAAGTGGCTGGAAATTAATTCCCCTAATAACATCAAAATTATCTCTTCCAAAATAGATTATGTCTCCGAGCTCTTGATCATTTACGCCCTTTGAAACAGTTGGTACAAGGACAACACTGGTCTCTCCAAGACTTCTTAGATTTTCT includes these proteins:
- a CDS encoding radical SAM protein encodes the protein MPRLPKKIKADIKEIRGHIIMEKECQEHGFFSETLSNDAEFYKRLDRLDQIAENSVEKIKNKDKGCPYDCGLCEDHMTPSIFVNIDLTNRCNMNCPVCFASAGATKRLYEPSFGDIKKILEKMASIKPNPPFAVQFSGGEPTLRDDLPQLIEAAKSFGISQIQVATNGKRFARDKDYLKRVIDSGINTYYLQFDGLNPVSYKKFRGYDTFPEKKQAIENLRSLGETSVVLVPTVSKGVNDQELGDIIYFGRDNFDVIRGINFQPLSFSGRASQEEVKNYRITITDLVKLIENQTNGELGKEDFYPIPFVVPVSTFVEALRGKPMPHFTTHPQCGVATYVFVENGKLIPITRFVDVEGFFEYLKDRDESIRCGGRIRKGIEISRIIKNMNSFIDKEKMPKDLNLLEITKGILNGGGKEFLAKLHHKSLFIGTMHFMDPFNFDLGRVKRCAIHYALPDGSFIPFCSYNSIHRESVEKQFTTPIVE
- a CDS encoding transglutaminase domain-containing protein; this encodes MKKAGIVFTLICLLTIATFSGCISQKQENGTDVNTTTTQTGNTVSYLKAKINISQPYDLADLNSSRQKVVIVRNSGMRLEAIVTLYNENYTFDDTTKIPVVETEEDALKAINSFPEDVALYVLPEDILYGEKGMGTVGWDAYMRDQVAKRYAKEDADYNLYGTAFLIMRDQKTIVTVDESPYLKGGYENWWLQHATDTIASKKALGYGPYVTLYAALMRSLMVPTKVVYGLYYDIEEGGIWKPYAWNELYINGKWVPVDPYREKIGTLSRYYLKLDETVDLVELDFSCYRSNLEGKGCKPFEIEILEQGTVPESEINK